A part of Emys orbicularis isolate rEmyOrb1 chromosome 13, rEmyOrb1.hap1, whole genome shotgun sequence genomic DNA contains:
- the LOC135888152 gene encoding zinc finger protein 501-like — translation MATSANEKANLLWGSPESAEAEKAEGHICPREASESQGGWEKEEEGNLPGGREDKAFPQGGDVRQLWVQQREGEGDGSREGFTESAQPDAQWSTHKGEKCHKCPDCGKSFNRSSTLSAHLRIHTGERPYICPDCGRGFTQLAHLTQHRGTHSGEEPYRCADCGKGFGVSSRLVAHQRSHTGERPYKCPECGKSFRVSSVLVVHQRIHSGERPYKCTDCGKSFNVSSNLIKHQRIHTGQKPYKCTECERSFNESSALIAHQRLHKGERPYKCPDCGKSFNVSSNLLEHQGTHRGQKPYKCPECGKGFARSAHLSQHSRTHTGERPYKCAECGKGFAVRSHLAQHCRVHTGERPYKCADCGKGFTARSSLTTHWRTHTGERPYECPECGKSFNQNSHLAQHWRTHSGERPYHCPDCGRSFGDSSALIKHQRIHLQKKPC, via the coding sequence ATGGCAACAAGTGCGAATGAGAAGGCAAATCTGCTGTGGGGAAGCCCTGAGTCCGCAGAAGCCGAGAAAGCAGAGGGGCACATTTGCCCGAGAGAAGCCAGTGAGAGTCAGGGTGggtgggagaaagaggaggaaggaaatcTTCCAGGGGGGAGAGAGGATAAAGCTTTTCCCCAAGGAGGAGATGTAAGGCAACTCTGGGTGCagcagagagaaggggaaggTGATGGGTCCAGGGAAGGATTCACGGAGAGTGCCCAACCTGATGcccagtggagcacccacaagggaGAGAAATGCCACAAGTGccctgactgtgggaaaagcttcaaccgGAGCTCGACCCTTAGTGCCCACCTGAGGATCCACACCGGGGAGCGTCCCTACATATGCCCGGACTGTGGGAGAGGCTTCACGCAGCTGGCTCACCTGACCCAGCATCGGGGGACACACTCAGGAGAGGAACCCTATCGCTGCGCCGACTGTGGGAAGGGCTTTGGGGTCAGCTCCCGCCTGGTGGCACATCAGAGGAGCCACACGGGCGAGCGCCCCTACAAATGTCCCGAATGCGGGAAGAGCTTCCGGGTCAGCTCAGTCCTGGTGGTGCATCAGCGGATCCACTCCGGAGAGAGACCTTATAAATGCACCGATTGCGGGAAGAGCTTTAATGTCAGCTCCAACCTCATtaaacatcagaggatccacacgggGCAGAAGCCCTACAAATGCACCGAGTGCGAGAGGAGCTTCAATGAGAGCTCAGCCCTGATTGCCCACCAGCGGCTGCACAAAGGGGAGCGACCCTACAAATGCCCTgactgcgggaagagcttcaacGTCAGCTCCAACCTCCTGGAGCATCAGGGCACCCACAGGGGCCAGAAACCCTACAAATGCCCCGAGTGTGGGAAAGGATTCGCCCGCAGCGCCCACCTCTCACAGCACAGCCGGACTCACACCGGTGAGCGACCCTACAAATGCGCTGAGTGTGGGAAAGGATTTGCTGTGAGGTCCCAtctggcccagcactgccgggtcCACACTGGGGAGAGACCCTACAAGTGTGCTGACTGCGGGAAGGGCTTCACGGCCCGTTCGTCCCTGACCACCCACTGGCGGACTCATACAGGAGAGCGACCCTATGAATGCcccgagtgtgggaaaagcttcaatcagaacTCGCACCTGGCTCAGCACTGGAGAACCCACTCGGGAGAACGACCCTATCACTGCCCTGACTGCGGGAGAAGCTTTGGGGACAGCTCTGCCCTCAttaagcatcagagaatccacctGCAAAAGAAACCTTGTTAA